The following proteins are encoded in a genomic region of Glycine max cultivar Williams 82 chromosome 18, Glycine_max_v4.0, whole genome shotgun sequence:
- the LOC102664862 gene encoding uncharacterized protein: MRCFTFRDFQLVLMLEEFEKIVKCPLRGTKPFFPLGHSPSMPRLSKVMGISVTELREKEVNRNGVRSFPKKFMEHKARECASKREWRYFMSILALLIYGVVLFPSMIDRIDLATVDTFLAYYYRCESPVVAILADVYYTLDLSWEKKSTRVICCLPTLYVWMVSHFVMHNGRPTSPLEDFCMAPDKSKINWEELLASMIGSTICWFLRWEEVPNVLCRCGAFPNIPLMGTKGCVNYNPMLGIKQLGYPINGPPSNGAIQPFIARGLNKEHLGLHQQIRKAWDSPNRRDKELRKKDEGVVGSYP, encoded by the coding sequence ATGCGATGCTTCACTTTTAGAGATTTCCAGCTAGTACTCATGCTTGAGGAGTTTGAAAAGATTGTTAAATGCCCTCTGAGAGGAACTAAGCCTTTCTTCCCTTTGGGACACTCTCCGTCCATGCCTAGATTATCCAAAGTGATGGGAATTTCAGTGACTGAACTCAGAGAGAAGGAGGTGAATAGGAATGGAGTTAGGAGCTTCCCAAAGAAATTCATGGAGCATAAGGCACGAGAATGTGCAAGTAAAAGAGAGTGGAGGTATTTCATGAGTATTCTAGCTCTCTTAATATATGGAGTGGTCCTTTTCCCTAGCATGATTGACCGGATTGATCTGGCAACAGTTGACACATTCTTAGCCTATTATTATCGATGTGAAAGTCCTGTGGTTGCCATCCTTGCTGATGTGTACTATACTCTGGACTTGAGTTGGGAAAAGAAAAGCACTAGAGTCATCTGTTGTTTGCCCACACTCTATGTATGGATGGTATCTCATTTTGTGATGCATAATGGTAGGCCTACTTCTCCATTAGAAGATTTTTGCATGGCACCTGATAAGAGCAAGATTAATTGGGAGGAGCTTTTGGCTAGCATGATAGGTTCAACAATTTGTTGGTTCCTAAGGTGGGAGGAGGTGCCTAATGTGTTATGTCGATGTGGAGCTTTCCCTAACATCCCTCTGATGGGAACAAAGGGTTGTGTCAACTATAACCCTATGCTAGGGATCAAGCAGTTAGGATACCCAATCAACGGACCACCCTCGAATGGAGCTATCCAACCATTCATTGCTCGAGGATTGAACAAAGAACATCTCGGTCTGCACCAACAAATTAGGAAGGCGTGGGACTCACCAAATAGGAGGGACAAGGAGttaaggaagaaagatgaaggTGTTGTAGGCAGTTATCCATAG